In one window of Pseudoalteromonas espejiana DSM 9414 DNA:
- a CDS encoding peroxiredoxin-like family protein: protein MSDESNTLKAQTEAKVAAGRKGNPAFMKGVDESIAQAKSFQEGANALALNQNAPNFELPNQQGQSVQLTELLAKGPMVITFYRGSWCPYCNLQLKALQARLPEIHALGAQLVAISPQMPDGSMSENEISNMDFVVLSDQNADVAASYGVAWKVPEFLLEHMRVDRGLDLESLNNGNGSILPIPATFVLNSEGKVTWRYVDVDYRTRSEPEDIINALKAL from the coding sequence ATGAGCGATGAAAGCAACACATTAAAAGCACAAACCGAGGCAAAAGTAGCAGCAGGGCGAAAAGGTAATCCTGCTTTTATGAAAGGTGTTGATGAGAGTATTGCTCAAGCAAAATCTTTTCAAGAGGGAGCTAATGCACTTGCTCTAAACCAAAACGCGCCAAACTTTGAGTTACCAAATCAACAAGGTCAATCGGTGCAGTTAACCGAGTTACTTGCTAAAGGCCCGATGGTTATTACTTTTTATCGTGGTAGTTGGTGTCCATACTGTAATTTACAGCTAAAAGCGCTTCAAGCGCGCTTACCTGAAATTCATGCATTAGGCGCACAGTTGGTTGCTATTAGCCCACAAATGCCTGATGGCTCAATGAGCGAAAACGAAATAAGTAACATGGATTTTGTAGTGCTGAGTGACCAAAATGCAGATGTTGCAGCAAGTTATGGCGTAGCGTGGAAAGTTCCTGAATTTTTACTAGAGCATATGCGTGTAGACCGCGGCCTTGATTTAGAGTCACTTAATAACGGCAATGGCAGCATTCTACCTATCCCTGCCACCTTTGTTTTAAATAGTGAAGGTAAGGTGACGTGGCGTTATGTTGATGTTGATTACCGTACACGCTCAGAGCCAGAAGATATTATTAATGCTCTAAAAGCACTGTAG
- a CDS encoding branched-chain amino acid ABC transporter permease, whose protein sequence is MSSLTMRPCGDFRTSYKQDNTIYETKTIRNVAIIAIALLCCAPFLVDAYFLTLFIQISYLGIAALGLNILVGYTGQISLGHGAFFGFGAFASAWLNMSFGIPVLLCIPIAGFLTMLVGMLFGLPASRIKGLYLAIATLAAQFILEDFFARAQWFTGGSAGSSADPVSIFGFVFNTDQSFFYIALFALVFMYIWGCNLMRSREGRAFIAVRDHYLSAEIMGIKLNKYRLLSFGVSSFYAGIGGALYAHYLGYVSAEGFTLFMSIQFLAMIIIGGLGSIKGTLMGVVFMVFLPEVLESGVGLMKMTDWGNIPMVVDGLAYIKEMAIGLVIILFLIFEPEGMAHRWAQIKNYWKFYPFSY, encoded by the coding sequence ATGTCTAGCTTAACTATGCGCCCGTGTGGCGACTTTAGAACCAGTTACAAACAAGACAATACCATTTACGAAACTAAAACCATTCGTAACGTAGCTATTATTGCCATTGCACTACTATGCTGCGCACCATTTTTAGTCGATGCATACTTTTTAACGCTGTTTATTCAAATTTCATATTTAGGCATTGCGGCACTAGGCCTTAACATTTTAGTCGGTTATACGGGGCAAATATCATTAGGCCATGGCGCATTTTTTGGCTTTGGTGCGTTTGCCTCAGCTTGGCTGAATATGTCCTTTGGCATCCCTGTTTTATTGTGTATCCCTATCGCAGGCTTTTTAACTATGTTGGTTGGCATGCTATTTGGCCTTCCCGCTTCGCGTATTAAAGGGCTTTATTTAGCAATTGCCACTTTAGCCGCTCAATTTATTCTCGAAGATTTTTTTGCTCGTGCCCAATGGTTTACTGGTGGTTCAGCTGGCTCATCAGCCGACCCTGTCTCTATTTTTGGCTTTGTGTTTAATACCGACCAAAGCTTTTTTTACATTGCGTTATTTGCCCTTGTTTTTATGTATATCTGGGGATGTAACCTAATGCGCAGCCGAGAAGGTCGCGCCTTTATTGCAGTAAGAGATCACTACCTATCAGCAGAAATTATGGGAATAAAACTTAATAAGTACCGTTTGCTGTCATTTGGGGTTTCATCTTTCTATGCGGGTATTGGCGGTGCGTTATACGCGCATTACCTAGGATACGTTTCAGCTGAAGGATTTACATTATTTATGTCGATTCAATTTCTAGCGATGATCATCATTGGTGGCTTAGGTTCTATTAAAGGCACCCTTATGGGCGTTGTATTTATGGTGTTTTTACCTGAAGTGTTAGAAAGCGGCGTTGGATTAATGAAAATGACTGATTGGGGCAATATTCCTATGGTGGTTGATGGCCTTGCTTACATTAAAGAAATGGCTATAGGCCTAGTTATTATTTTATTTTTAATTTTTGAGCCAGAAGGCATGGCGCATCGCTGGGCACAAATTAAAAACTATTGGAAATTTTACCCGTTTTCTTACTAA
- a CDS encoding ABC transporter ATP-binding protein, protein MTASILNVENISLAFGGVKALTDVSFSVKEGSVFSIIGPNGAGKTSMLNCISGRYTPNSGNIFFNNKNVTSLQPNDRADLGMGRTFQNLALFGHMSVLDNIMVGRHHLLKNNWLTGPLYWASGAQKEELEHRRKVEEVIDFLEISHIRKSIAGTLSYGLRKRVELARAMALNPKLILLDEPMAGMNLEEKEDMARYILDLNEEFGITVVMIEHDMGVVMDISHEVMVLDFGKNLICAKPEQVMADPYVKRAYLGLEEADSEPEEVNTLEEVS, encoded by the coding sequence ATGACAGCTTCAATACTTAATGTAGAAAACATATCACTTGCTTTTGGTGGGGTTAAAGCCTTAACCGATGTGAGCTTTTCTGTTAAAGAAGGGTCTGTTTTTTCGATTATTGGCCCTAATGGGGCCGGTAAAACCTCAATGTTAAATTGTATTTCAGGGCGCTATACCCCTAATAGCGGTAACATTTTTTTTAATAATAAAAACGTAACGAGTTTGCAGCCAAACGACCGCGCCGATTTAGGGATGGGTCGAACATTTCAAAACCTCGCTTTATTTGGTCATATGTCGGTATTAGACAACATTATGGTTGGCCGTCATCACTTATTAAAAAATAATTGGCTAACGGGTCCATTATATTGGGCATCCGGTGCGCAAAAAGAGGAACTTGAACACAGACGAAAAGTTGAAGAAGTCATCGACTTTTTAGAAATATCCCACATCCGCAAATCCATAGCAGGCACCCTATCTTATGGTTTACGCAAACGCGTAGAGCTTGCAAGAGCAATGGCCCTCAATCCTAAACTTATTCTACTCGACGAGCCAATGGCAGGCATGAACCTAGAAGAAAAAGAAGATATGGCTAGGTACATTCTTGACCTTAATGAAGAGTTTGGGATCACCGTTGTCATGATTGAACACGACATGGGCGTGGTGATGGATATTTCCCATGAAGTAATGGTTTTAGATTTTGGTAAAAACTTAATTTGCGCCAAACCAGAACAAGTAATGGCAGACCCATACGTAAAACGTGCCTATTTAGGACTCGAAGAAGCCGATAGCGAACCTGAAGAAGTTAACACATTAGAGGAAGTAAGCTAA
- a CDS encoding phenylacetate--CoA ligase family protein: protein MTNLFNPKESQSHISREHDLFTKLPSFISYAKQNTPYYKNILADITADKITTREQLATLPITRKSSLISLQKTASPLAGLNSEQGHISRLFQSPGPINDPENCENDWWRMGQAFYAAGFRKHDKVQNCLSYHLTPGGFILDSGARACGCIVIPAGPGQTEQQLDTIEGLKPQGYCGTPSFLKILLNKAQQQKRDISSITKALVTGEALPKALRDEFTAAGINTLQAYASADVGLIAYESIADDGLIIAEDLIVEIVRPGSLEPVADGEVGEVVVTSFNHDYPLIRFATGDLSAIKSGQSKCGRTNLRIKGWMGRADQTTKIKGMFVHPEQVERVRLSVSGITKVRLNVTSESHNDKMHLLCELSTNANNAETTTLQNTLSESLKLYTKLNGSVELVSPGTLSDDGKVIDDLRATC, encoded by the coding sequence ATGACTAACTTATTTAACCCAAAAGAAAGCCAATCGCATATAAGCCGAGAACACGATTTATTCACAAAATTGCCTAGCTTTATTTCATATGCAAAACAAAACACCCCCTATTACAAAAATATATTAGCCGATATTACTGCGGATAAAATAACTACTCGGGAACAATTGGCCACACTGCCCATTACCAGAAAATCATCACTCATTAGCTTACAAAAAACAGCATCGCCGTTAGCGGGGTTAAACTCAGAGCAAGGGCATATTAGTCGGCTGTTTCAATCGCCCGGCCCTATTAACGACCCAGAAAACTGTGAAAATGACTGGTGGAGAATGGGCCAAGCATTTTACGCAGCTGGTTTTAGAAAGCACGATAAGGTGCAAAACTGTTTGTCGTACCATTTAACGCCTGGTGGGTTCATACTTGATTCCGGAGCTCGCGCCTGTGGCTGTATTGTAATACCCGCAGGGCCAGGGCAAACCGAACAACAACTCGACACCATTGAAGGACTAAAACCTCAAGGCTACTGCGGCACTCCCTCTTTTTTAAAAATTTTATTAAATAAAGCTCAGCAGCAAAAGCGCGATATAAGCAGTATTACTAAAGCATTAGTCACCGGTGAGGCTTTACCTAAAGCACTGCGTGATGAGTTTACAGCAGCAGGCATTAATACATTACAAGCTTATGCCAGCGCAGATGTAGGTTTAATTGCTTATGAAAGCATTGCAGATGATGGTTTAATTATTGCTGAAGACCTTATTGTGGAAATTGTTCGCCCTGGCAGTTTAGAGCCGGTAGCCGATGGCGAGGTAGGTGAAGTTGTTGTAACCAGCTTCAACCATGACTACCCTTTAATTCGCTTCGCTACAGGTGACTTATCTGCTATTAAATCAGGGCAAAGTAAATGTGGACGTACAAATTTACGCATAAAAGGCTGGATGGGACGAGCAGATCAGACAACCAAAATTAAAGGTATGTTTGTCCATCCCGAGCAAGTGGAGCGCGTTAGGTTAAGTGTTAGCGGCATTACTAAAGTCAGGCTGAATGTTACAAGTGAAAGCCATAACGATAAAATGCACCTTTTGTGTGAGCTAAGTACAAACGCCAATAATGCAGAGACAACCACACTGCAAAACACACTATCAGAAAGCCTAAAGCTATATACAAAGTTAAATGGCAGTGTTGAGCTTGTGAGCCCCGGCACTTTAAGCGATGACGGCAAAGTGATCGACGACCTAAGAGCTACGTGTTAG
- a CDS encoding ABC transporter substrate-binding protein, producing the protein MHNKLKLSSVFVCCSLAMSNHVIAQDSVFVGHLADMSGPTSFVGKNYADGVRDSLAYINENGGINGTRLESETIDYAYKVPQAIASYKKWYSRKKMVAMQGWGTADTEALISFVARDKVPVFSASYSGHLTDPTGKNPHTKKPAPYNFFYGASYSDSCRGLVQWAAQDWQNKGGKGKPKFTHLGANHPFPNAPKEACAEYATELGFDVQPAIVISMKPGDFKAQCLSLKSSGSNYGYIGNLGGSVLSLVKSCNTVGVDIQFMSNIWGGDKKIFNAAGEGIKDYIFPTMTPFWEDEMPGMKLVREISKQSDPSGKEQRVHHYVRGVCSTFYMKEAMEWAKENGGITGENIKKGMYVKKNWVPKGLEGVCLAANWSKDDHRGVNQVNIYKGNYNKGNVTAEKVSVVTLERRDDWLGY; encoded by the coding sequence ATGCACAATAAATTAAAATTAAGTTCTGTATTTGTATGTTGCTCATTAGCTATGAGTAACCACGTAATTGCTCAAGACTCTGTGTTTGTAGGTCACTTAGCTGATATGTCAGGACCTACCTCATTTGTTGGTAAAAACTATGCTGACGGAGTACGTGACTCACTTGCTTACATTAATGAAAATGGCGGTATTAATGGCACTCGATTAGAGTCTGAAACTATTGATTACGCCTATAAAGTACCACAGGCCATTGCTTCTTATAAAAAATGGTATTCGCGTAAAAAAATGGTCGCAATGCAAGGCTGGGGTACCGCTGATACAGAAGCGCTAATTTCGTTTGTAGCCAGAGACAAAGTCCCCGTATTTTCAGCGTCTTATTCTGGACATTTAACCGACCCGACTGGCAAAAATCCACACACTAAAAAACCAGCGCCTTATAACTTTTTTTATGGCGCTTCGTACTCAGACTCTTGCCGTGGACTTGTTCAATGGGCTGCTCAAGATTGGCAGAACAAAGGCGGTAAAGGTAAACCCAAATTTACTCACCTAGGTGCAAATCATCCATTTCCTAACGCGCCTAAAGAAGCCTGTGCAGAATACGCAACTGAGCTCGGTTTTGATGTACAACCTGCAATCGTAATTTCGATGAAACCAGGCGATTTTAAAGCGCAATGTTTAAGTTTAAAAAGCTCAGGCTCTAATTATGGCTACATTGGCAACTTAGGTGGCTCTGTACTTTCGTTGGTTAAATCATGTAATACCGTCGGCGTTGATATTCAGTTTATGTCAAACATTTGGGGCGGCGACAAAAAAATCTTTAATGCGGCAGGTGAAGGCATTAAAGATTACATTTTCCCTACTATGACCCCTTTTTGGGAAGATGAAATGCCTGGCATGAAATTGGTGAGAGAAATATCAAAACAATCAGATCCATCAGGAAAAGAGCAGCGCGTTCACCATTATGTGCGCGGTGTTTGTTCAACGTTTTACATGAAAGAAGCAATGGAATGGGCAAAAGAAAACGGCGGTATAACTGGCGAAAACATTAAAAAAGGCATGTACGTTAAAAAGAACTGGGTGCCTAAAGGGCTTGAAGGTGTGTGCTTAGCTGCCAACTGGAGTAAAGACGATCACCGTGGTGTAAACCAAGTAAACATATACAAAGGCAATTACAACAAAGGCAATGTAACTGCTGAAAAAGTATCGGTAGTAACACTTGAACGCCGTGACGATTGGTTAGGCTACTAA
- a CDS encoding long-chain fatty acid--CoA ligase, translated as MTHHDSINDFEMAELNTFPKILQFNAQQWPHETAMREKEFGIWNEFTWEDYNNRVKWLTLALLDKGVNKGDAIALLGDNRPEWVWGEVAAHAMRCHSLGIYQDSMHEEVAYLLQSSHATVVIAEDEEQCDKLLELGDEISHVKFIVYCDPRGMRKYNDERLIDVNSLYTLGQTIDNSEPNRYPQLIEATSPDDIAIYCTTSGTTSKPKIALLNGGNFVKHCSSYLRADPRQPGDNYVSVLPLPWIMEQVYAVGQALIARQIVNFVEEQQTLMSDLREIGPSFVLLAPRVWEGILADVQARMMDSTPLKRKLFSFAMSIAEKSQLKGKKSWFAELILMRALRDRLGFSYLKSAATGGAAMGPDTFRFFQTIGVPLRQLYGQTEMCGAYTIHHQNDVDYDSVGFAFDNAKIKVINEDEAGVGEIVAKTVGMFTGYLNNQDAYNEDVKDGWMQTGDAGYFKPSGHLVVIDRIKDLACTNNGVQYSPQYIENKLKFSSFIGEAVILGKNKPYLSAIICIRFSIVAKWAEQNGYSFTNYTNLSTHPEVYKKLSEEIQRVNESLPDAQKIHKFLLLYKELDADDGELTRTRKVRRSVIAQKYGDIIDAIYQDQNIVDIDTVIVFQDGTKTRIQTQLKIQSLINTPTVTPVANTHTEAQRRAS; from the coding sequence ATGACTCACCATGATTCAATTAATGATTTTGAAATGGCCGAACTCAATACCTTTCCTAAAATATTACAGTTTAATGCCCAGCAATGGCCTCATGAAACAGCCATGCGAGAAAAAGAATTTGGTATATGGAATGAATTTACATGGGAAGATTATAACAACCGAGTAAAGTGGCTCACACTTGCATTGCTAGATAAAGGTGTAAATAAGGGTGATGCAATTGCCTTGCTTGGCGATAATCGCCCTGAATGGGTGTGGGGAGAAGTAGCTGCGCACGCAATGCGATGCCACTCTTTAGGTATTTACCAAGATTCAATGCATGAAGAAGTGGCCTACTTACTCCAAAGTAGTCATGCCACGGTTGTAATAGCTGAAGATGAAGAACAGTGCGATAAATTACTCGAACTAGGCGATGAAATTTCACACGTTAAATTTATTGTTTACTGCGACCCTAGAGGCATGCGCAAATACAACGATGAGCGCTTAATTGACGTAAATTCGCTGTATACACTTGGCCAAACCATAGATAACAGTGAACCTAATCGCTACCCACAACTAATTGAAGCAACCTCCCCAGACGACATAGCAATTTACTGTACAACATCCGGCACTACTTCAAAGCCTAAAATAGCACTACTCAATGGTGGTAATTTTGTTAAACATTGCAGCTCTTACTTAAGAGCTGATCCACGCCAGCCAGGCGATAACTACGTATCGGTATTACCTCTGCCTTGGATAATGGAGCAAGTTTATGCTGTTGGCCAAGCACTTATTGCACGTCAAATAGTTAACTTTGTTGAAGAGCAACAAACATTAATGTCTGATCTTAGAGAAATAGGCCCAAGCTTTGTATTACTTGCCCCACGAGTATGGGAAGGAATTTTAGCGGATGTTCAAGCTCGGATGATGGACTCAACACCATTAAAAAGAAAACTATTTTCTTTTGCCATGAGCATTGCCGAAAAAAGCCAGCTTAAAGGTAAAAAATCGTGGTTTGCAGAGCTTATTTTAATGAGAGCGCTTAGAGACAGACTCGGCTTTTCATATTTAAAATCGGCAGCAACAGGCGGGGCTGCAATGGGCCCAGACACGTTTAGGTTTTTTCAAACCATTGGTGTGCCGTTAAGGCAACTTTATGGGCAAACCGAAATGTGTGGTGCTTATACAATTCATCATCAAAACGATGTTGATTACGACAGTGTTGGCTTTGCGTTCGATAACGCAAAAATTAAGGTGATTAACGAGGATGAAGCCGGTGTTGGCGAAATCGTTGCTAAAACAGTGGGTATGTTTACCGGCTATCTTAATAACCAAGATGCATACAACGAAGATGTTAAAGATGGATGGATGCAAACAGGCGATGCAGGCTACTTTAAGCCTTCAGGGCACTTGGTTGTTATCGATCGAATAAAAGACTTAGCATGCACAAATAACGGCGTTCAATACTCACCGCAATACATTGAAAATAAATTGAAGTTTTCGTCATTTATTGGCGAAGCCGTCATATTAGGTAAAAACAAACCTTATTTATCAGCCATCATTTGTATTCGTTTTAGTATCGTTGCTAAATGGGCAGAACAAAACGGTTACTCATTCACAAATTACACTAACTTATCTACCCACCCTGAAGTTTATAAAAAGCTCAGTGAAGAAATACAACGTGTTAATGAATCACTCCCTGACGCTCAAAAAATACATAAGTTTTTACTGCTTTATAAAGAGCTTGATGCTGATGATGGAGAGCTTACACGTACGCGTAAAGTAAGACGCAGCGTTATTGCCCAAAAGTATGGCGATATCATAGATGCGATATACCAAGATCAAAATATAGTTGATATTGATACCGTTATTGTATTTCAAGATGGCACTAAAACACGCATTCAAACTCAACTTAAAATCCAATCTCTTATTAATACTCCCACAGTCACCCCCGTGGCAAACACTCACACTGAAGCACAACGGAGAGCATCATGA
- a CDS encoding 3'-5' exonuclease, with amino-acid sequence MVKKLLSQYLKRRNLLSQNALTQRYLVIDLELTGLDVNQHEIVSVAWVKIDNQCIKMSESQHLINKDVKSLEQSPVFHGIIDDTVAKGQSLESILMQLKAHFNDSILVFHNAVLDWGFLKAALKNANISAQPKLILDTLHIEKKRLICQGAEIKQDDLTLSACRKRYELPSYHCHNALTDAQATAELLLAQCHQINRGKELKIGELT; translated from the coding sequence ATGGTAAAAAAACTACTCAGTCAATACTTAAAAAGGCGAAATTTATTAAGCCAAAATGCACTAACACAGCGCTATTTAGTGATTGATTTAGAGCTTACCGGGCTTGATGTTAATCAGCACGAAATTGTATCGGTGGCTTGGGTTAAAATAGACAACCAATGTATAAAAATGAGTGAGTCGCAGCATTTAATAAATAAAGATGTAAAAAGCTTAGAGCAAAGCCCCGTTTTTCACGGCATTATTGACGACACTGTGGCTAAAGGGCAAAGCTTAGAAAGTATATTAATGCAATTAAAAGCGCATTTTAACGACAGCATTTTGGTATTTCATAACGCGGTACTCGATTGGGGCTTTTTAAAAGCAGCCCTTAAAAACGCCAATATAAGTGCGCAACCAAAGCTAATACTCGACACCTTACACATAGAAAAAAAACGCCTTATTTGCCAAGGGGCAGAAATAAAACAAGATGATTTAACCCTAAGTGCGTGTCGCAAACGTTATGAGTTACCAAGCTATCATTGCCATAACGCACTTACAGACGCACAAGCCACCGCTGAATTATTGCTAGCGCAATGCCATCAAATAAACCGCGGTAAAGAGCTAAAAATTGGTGAGTTAACGTAG
- a CDS encoding ABC transporter ATP-binding protein encodes MSSAAKKLEPASPILTVNNIEVVYDEVIQVLRGVSLDVPEGEIVTLLGPNGAGKSTTLKAISGLLKTENGEVTKGDITFMGERIDSKNAEDVVRSGLFQVMEGRRIIEDMTSLENLKLGAFTRRDSQINQDIDMVYHYFPRLKERTGLAGYLSGGEQQMLAIGRALMARPKMICLDEPSMGLSPLLVKEVFAIIKKINEEQGITMFLVEQNANYALRAANYGYIMESGKVVLDGTQEQLMNNEDVKEFYLGGGNEDRKSFKDLKSYKRRKRWL; translated from the coding sequence ATGTCATCAGCAGCAAAAAAATTAGAGCCCGCCTCACCCATCTTAACCGTCAATAATATAGAAGTTGTATACGATGAAGTTATTCAGGTACTTAGAGGCGTTAGCTTAGATGTACCAGAGGGAGAGATTGTTACTTTATTAGGCCCAAATGGGGCAGGTAAATCAACAACACTTAAAGCTATTTCTGGATTACTTAAAACCGAAAACGGTGAAGTAACCAAAGGTGACATTACTTTTATGGGCGAGCGCATAGATTCTAAAAATGCAGAAGATGTGGTGCGCAGCGGTTTATTTCAAGTAATGGAAGGGCGTCGTATTATTGAAGATATGACATCTTTAGAAAACTTAAAGCTAGGTGCATTTACTAGAAGAGACTCGCAAATAAACCAAGATATTGACATGGTTTATCACTACTTTCCGCGTTTGAAAGAGCGCACAGGTTTAGCCGGCTATTTATCTGGCGGTGAACAACAAATGCTAGCAATAGGTCGGGCATTAATGGCTAGGCCAAAAATGATTTGCCTAGATGAGCCATCAATGGGCCTCTCCCCCCTACTTGTTAAAGAAGTATTCGCGATAATAAAAAAAATAAATGAAGAGCAAGGCATCACTATGTTTTTAGTAGAGCAAAACGCTAATTACGCGCTGCGTGCTGCTAATTATGGCTACATTATGGAGTCTGGAAAAGTGGTATTAGACGGAACACAAGAGCAGCTCATGAATAACGAGGATGTTAAAGAGTTTTACCTAGGAGGTGGTAACGAAGACCGTAAAAGCTTTAAAGATTTAAAGTCTTATAAACGCAGAAAGCGCTGGCTGTAA
- a CDS encoding SIMPL domain-containing protein — MKLIITIFLLFLPLIAFANASLPANRHISVQGTAEVLVEPDMAKILFRVNSVKNEPKAANNELENKVKLLIDGLNQFEISADDVVASNVKIEKTGMDYIETGHQALSEYSAIRTFEVTLNSIERVSDLTDFLLNQEVNAIQDIEFLSSKFEQLQAQVTQLAIEDAKIKAGSLADSFNAKVGEVRTIRSTKNNYDSGFSTAITKMHRAQQGNNSFPQIRSNDLQATLSFKSSIDVVFDLEVDD, encoded by the coding sequence ATGAAACTCATCATCACTATTTTTCTACTCTTTTTACCACTCATCGCTTTTGCTAATGCGAGCTTACCAGCCAATCGTCATATCTCAGTGCAAGGCACTGCTGAGGTATTAGTTGAGCCTGATATGGCTAAAATACTATTTAGAGTGAATAGTGTTAAAAATGAGCCGAAAGCCGCCAATAATGAGCTTGAGAATAAAGTGAAGTTATTAATAGATGGGCTCAATCAATTTGAAATAAGCGCTGATGACGTAGTTGCCTCAAACGTTAAAATTGAAAAAACAGGGATGGATTATATTGAAACAGGGCATCAGGCCCTTAGCGAATACTCAGCGATAAGAACGTTTGAAGTAACGCTAAACAGTATTGAGCGTGTGAGCGATTTAACAGATTTTTTATTGAACCAAGAAGTAAATGCCATTCAAGATATTGAGTTTTTATCTTCAAAATTTGAACAACTACAAGCGCAAGTCACACAGTTAGCAATTGAAGATGCAAAAATAAAAGCGGGTTCCCTTGCTGATTCATTCAATGCAAAAGTAGGTGAAGTACGCACTATTCGTTCAACTAAAAACAACTATGACAGTGGTTTTAGTACAGCCATAACCAAAATGCACAGGGCGCAGCAAGGCAATAATTCTTTTCCTCAAATACGTAGTAACGATTTACAGGCAACACTAAGCTTTAAATCATCTATAGACGTGGTGTTTGATTTAGAAGTAGATGATTAA
- a CDS encoding branched-chain amino acid ABC transporter permease, whose amino-acid sequence MNFELLIQLIINGLIVGLLYGVVGMCFVLVYKSTQIVNFAQGEFLLVGAWVCWSVLIYLELPFIVGFLLTMAFMAAFGILIQMIVLRPMIGEPIISVIMVTIGLSIFFQALMKWIFGVSAQSYPQVFDAQSIQIFGLNIESAYLMSTVIALIIMVAFYLFFKHSKYGLAMRATAFNQQIAQSLGISVKQVFAMSWGIAATVSATAGIVIGMVNGVSSSLSMMGIKVFPAVILGGLDSIVGAIVGGLTIGVLENLAEFFDSQYLHVGNMYDIAPFYVLLIILWFKPYGLFGTKDIERI is encoded by the coding sequence ATGAACTTTGAATTACTCATTCAGTTAATCATTAATGGGCTTATTGTCGGCTTGTTGTATGGCGTCGTCGGTATGTGTTTTGTTTTAGTTTATAAGTCGACACAAATTGTAAACTTTGCACAAGGCGAATTTTTACTTGTCGGTGCCTGGGTATGCTGGAGCGTACTTATTTACTTAGAGCTGCCCTTTATTGTTGGCTTTTTGCTCACAATGGCGTTTATGGCGGCCTTTGGTATTTTAATTCAAATGATTGTTTTACGCCCTATGATTGGCGAGCCAATTATTTCAGTCATTATGGTTACAATTGGTTTATCTATCTTTTTTCAAGCGTTGATGAAGTGGATTTTTGGTGTGTCAGCGCAAAGTTACCCGCAAGTATTTGATGCACAAAGCATTCAAATTTTTGGCCTAAATATAGAGTCAGCCTACTTAATGAGTACGGTTATAGCCTTAATTATTATGGTTGCATTTTACCTCTTTTTTAAACATTCAAAATATGGCCTCGCTATGCGAGCCACTGCATTTAATCAGCAAATTGCACAAAGCTTAGGTATTTCCGTTAAACAAGTGTTTGCTATGAGCTGGGGCATTGCGGCAACGGTATCAGCAACAGCCGGTATTGTAATAGGGATGGTTAACGGGGTTTCAAGTTCTCTATCAATGATGGGGATTAAAGTGTTCCCAGCCGTTATTTTAGGTGGCCTCGACTCGATTGTAGGTGCAATTGTGGGTGGCTTAACAATTGGAGTGCTGGAAAACTTAGCTGAGTTTTTTGATAGCCAATACCTTCATGTTGGCAACATGTACGACATAGCGCCATTTTACGTCCTTCTCATCATACTTTGGTTTAAACCTTATGGTTTATTTGGAACTAAAGATATTGAACGAATTTAA
- a CDS encoding PaaI family thioesterase, with the protein MSKIAFQDCYIQSLSHCYGCGKNNPEGHQLKSYWLDNYEGSKTIAHFTPKPYHTAIPGFVYGGLLASLIDCHGTGSAAAVVHYKNNLTIGSDPTIRFVTAALNINYLAPTPIDKQLELVGEFSQVKDNKVIVDITLSTNNVICVKGEVVAVKMPATFK; encoded by the coding sequence ATGAGTAAAATCGCTTTTCAAGACTGCTATATACAAAGCTTAAGCCATTGTTATGGATGCGGTAAAAACAACCCCGAAGGGCATCAGCTGAAAAGCTACTGGTTAGATAACTATGAGGGAAGTAAAACAATAGCTCACTTTACGCCTAAGCCCTACCACACCGCTATTCCTGGGTTTGTGTATGGTGGCTTATTGGCCTCTCTTATTGATTGCCATGGCACAGGGAGCGCAGCAGCCGTTGTCCACTATAAAAATAACTTAACTATTGGCAGCGACCCTACAATTCGTTTTGTTACAGCGGCCTTAAATATTAATTATTTAGCGCCAACACCTATAGATAAACAACTAGAGCTCGTAGGCGAGTTTAGCCAAGTAAAAGATAATAAAGTAATTGTTGATATTACTTTATCTACAAATAACGTTATTTGCGTAAAAGGTGAAGTAGTCGCTGTTAAAATGCCAGCCACGTTTAAATAA